In the Heteronotia binoei isolate CCM8104 ecotype False Entrance Well chromosome 13, APGP_CSIRO_Hbin_v1, whole genome shotgun sequence genome, one interval contains:
- the LOC132581855 gene encoding olfactory receptor 5C1-like yields the protein MARYNSTRVTEFILLGFTSRRDIQLLLFSIFLPVYLLGLVGNLCLAILIRAERSLHTPMYYFLSHLALIDLCSCCTVAPKMLLGLWKGQDTTPVPACALQMFFFAAASDAECCLLAAMAYDRYAAICRPLHYGMAMPQSLCRLLVAVSYTAGVASGAIHSSMAFRLPFCGARTLDHFFCDIPPVLALACANTNLNQLLLLTVCGAIQSVTLAAIMVSYGMILCTVGRAGSQRAVSTCGSHLTAVGVLYSTLIFMYLRPDGTYAPQTDKMASVFYTVVIPTLNPAIYSLRNVDVKQAVRRRFSKQSRT from the coding sequence ATGGCACGTTACAACAGCACCCGGGTGACTGAATTCATCCTCCTGGGTTTCACTTCCAGACGTGACATTCAGCTCCTTCTCTTCAGCATCTTTCTACCCGTCTACCTCCTCGGTCTGGTGGGGAACCTCTGCTTGGCCATCCTGATCCGGGCCGAACGGTCCCTGCACACGCCTATGTACTACTTCCTGAGCCATCTGGCCCTGATAGACTTGTGCTCCTGCTGCACCGTGGCCCCCAAGATGCTCCTGGGTCTCTGGAAAGGCCAAGACACCACTCCTGTCCCAGCGTGTGCCCTTCAGATGTTCTTCTTCGCGGCTGCCTCAGACGCCGAGTGTTGCCTCTTGGCCGCCATGGCTTATGACCGCTACGCAGCCATCTGCCGCCCACTCCACTACGGAATGGCCATGCCGCAGTCCCTCTGTCGCCTCCTAGTGGCGGTGTCCTACACAGCAGGGGTGGCCTCCGGAGCCATCCACTCGAGCATGGCCTTTCGCCTGCCCTTCTGTGGAGCCCGCACTCTGGACCACTTTTTTTGCGACATCCCTCCCGTGCTAGCTTTGGCCTGCGCCAACACTAACCTGAACCAGCTCCTGCTCTTGACGGTCTGTGGGGCGATCCAGAGTGTCACTTTGGCGGCCATTATGGTTTCCTATGGAATGATCCTTTGTACGGTGGGGCGGGCAGGGTCTCAAAGAGCCGTATCCACTTGTGGCTCCCACCTGACAGCTGTGGGGGTGCTATACAGCACCCTCATTTTCATGTACCTGCGGCCTGACGGAACCTACGCCCCCCAGACTGACAAGATGGCCTCTGTCTTCTACACAGTGGTCATCCCCACCCTAAATCCAGCCATCTACAGCCTCCGTAACGTTGACGTGAAGCAAGCGGTCCGGAGGAGATTCAGTAAGCAGAGTAGAACGTGA
- the LOC132581651 gene encoding uncharacterized protein LOC132581651 isoform X2 yields MDNCMYWDSSGDDHQLAILAAEEKNFSSKYFVTVTQQGKVALRDFRKFYLATKPVGNSQPLLPEHHTPEASSEFKVFHKDNKIAFRAHNGCFLARVFREFSTIEASKTTVDSSCFFQPEIGDRFLPTYDVLNVDIGDHSNLKCRRCVLKKETYVNRSEEPVNHRFKLTWKKETIQTTVWVHRWGLGLATTADFTILDTEATLKYNEDNDKVVSVPKVICETLAEVVEVPPKTKATARLVVCKQDHVSVPFRVKIRKLKPGGFLQSFVTPGVWHGLVYCDLKLEIKMKPLRTPCTVM; encoded by the coding sequence ATGGACAACTGCATGTATTGGGACTCCTCTGGGGATGACCATCAGTTAGCTATCCTGGCTGCAGAGGAAAAGAACTTCTCAAGCAAATATTTTGTCACGGTTACGCAGCAAGGGAAAGTTGCTCTAAGAGACTTCAGGAAATTCTACCTTGCCACCAAACCTGTGGGTAACTCACAGCCCCTGCTTCCTGAGCATCACACACCGGAGGCATCCTCAGAGTTCAAAGTCTTCCATAAAGACAACAAGATAGCTTTCCGGGCCCACAACGGCTGCTTTTTGGCCAGAGTCTTCAGAGAATTCTCCACAATAGAAGCTTCCAAAACCACTGTGGATTCCAGCTGCTTTTTCCAGCCCGAGATCGGAGACCGTTTTCTCCCAACCTATGATGTCCTCAATGTGGACATAGGGGACCACTCGAACCTGAAATGCCGCCGGTGCGTCTTGAAGAAGGAAACTTACGTCAATCGTAGCGAGGAACCAGTCAACCACAGGTTCAAGTTGACGTGGAAAAAAGAAACCATTCAGACGACGGTCTGGGTGCACAGGTGGGGGCTGGGCTTGGCCACCACAGCAGACTTCACCATCCTGGACACGGAGGCCACCCTGAAATACAACGAGGACAACGATAAGGTTGTCTCAGTGCCAAAGGTCATTTGTGAGACTCTCGCGGAGGTGGTGGAGGTGCCTCCCAAGACAAAGGCCACCGCTCGACTTGTGGTCTGCAAGCAAGACCACGTGTCTGTCCCCTTCAGGGTCAAGATTCGGAAGCTGAAGCCGGGAGGGTTTCTGCAGAGCTTTGTGACGCCCGGGGTTTGGCACGGGCTTGTCTATTGCGATCTGAAGCTGGAAATCAAGATGAAACCGCTTCGGACCCCGTGTACAGTCATGTGA
- the LOC132581651 gene encoding uncharacterized protein LOC132581651 isoform X1 encodes MLSCLGIRKGLGQLEAYAEEKEGVAFLMDNCMYWDSSGDDHQLAILAAEEKNFSSKYFVTVTQQGKVALRDFRKFYLATKPVGNSQPLLPEHHTPEASSEFKVFHKDNKIAFRAHNGCFLARVFREFSTIEASKTTVDSSCFFQPEIGDRFLPTYDVLNVDIGDHSNLKCRRCVLKKETYVNRSEEPVNHRFKLTWKKETIQTTVWVHRWGLGLATTADFTILDTEATLKYNEDNDKVVSVPKVICETLAEVVEVPPKTKATARLVVCKQDHVSVPFRVKIRKLKPGGFLQSFVTPGVWHGLVYCDLKLEIKMKPLRTPCTVM; translated from the coding sequence CTTTCTTGCTTAGGAATCCGCAAAGGCCTGGGCCAACTGGAAGCCTATGCAGAAGAGAAGGAAGGTGTGGCGTTCCTGATGGACAACTGCATGTATTGGGACTCCTCTGGGGATGACCATCAGTTAGCTATCCTGGCTGCAGAGGAAAAGAACTTCTCAAGCAAATATTTTGTCACGGTTACGCAGCAAGGGAAAGTTGCTCTAAGAGACTTCAGGAAATTCTACCTTGCCACCAAACCTGTGGGTAACTCACAGCCCCTGCTTCCTGAGCATCACACACCGGAGGCATCCTCAGAGTTCAAAGTCTTCCATAAAGACAACAAGATAGCTTTCCGGGCCCACAACGGCTGCTTTTTGGCCAGAGTCTTCAGAGAATTCTCCACAATAGAAGCTTCCAAAACCACTGTGGATTCCAGCTGCTTTTTCCAGCCCGAGATCGGAGACCGTTTTCTCCCAACCTATGATGTCCTCAATGTGGACATAGGGGACCACTCGAACCTGAAATGCCGCCGGTGCGTCTTGAAGAAGGAAACTTACGTCAATCGTAGCGAGGAACCAGTCAACCACAGGTTCAAGTTGACGTGGAAAAAAGAAACCATTCAGACGACGGTCTGGGTGCACAGGTGGGGGCTGGGCTTGGCCACCACAGCAGACTTCACCATCCTGGACACGGAGGCCACCCTGAAATACAACGAGGACAACGATAAGGTTGTCTCAGTGCCAAAGGTCATTTGTGAGACTCTCGCGGAGGTGGTGGAGGTGCCTCCCAAGACAAAGGCCACCGCTCGACTTGTGGTCTGCAAGCAAGACCACGTGTCTGTCCCCTTCAGGGTCAAGATTCGGAAGCTGAAGCCGGGAGGGTTTCTGCAGAGCTTTGTGACGCCCGGGGTTTGGCACGGGCTTGTCTATTGCGATCTGAAGCTGGAAATCAAGATGAAACCGCTTCGGACCCCGTGTACAGTCATGTGA
- the LOC132581856 gene encoding olfactory receptor 12D1-like: protein MSNRTSVTEFILIGVSDARDFYSSLFGLFLLLYIANISGNLVVAAVTLWDPHLQTPMYFFIGNLAFIDIFYFSTTVPKMFMGLMSHSNRIPYAGCIVQMFFFHFLGSTEAMLLAIMGYDRYLAICHPLRYPVLMSHQLRWILAACVWAAGFFHSLLHAIMMSRLSFCQDNRVEHFFCDISPLLALSCSDTGVNQALLVGVTGSIIMGCFALTLTSYGLILQAVVAMRSSEGLRRTFSTCGAHLTVVALHYGCAGAMYLRPHSENSLETDRAVTVLYTAVTPVLNPLIYTLRNKEVKAALRRAVSRNARCQRG from the coding sequence ATGTCGAACAGAACATCCGTCACTGAATTCATCTTGATTGGCGTGTCAGACGCCCGTGATTTCTACAGCTCCCTCTTTGGTCTCTTTCTGCTGTTGTACATAGCTAACATCTCCGGAAACTTAGTGGTCGCAGCAGTCACCCTGTGGGACCCGCATCTCCAGACGCCCATGTACTTCTTCATCGGCAACCTGGCTTTCATTGACATCTTCTACTTCTCCACCACCGTGCCCAAAATGTTCATGGGGCTGATGTCCCACAGCAACCGCATCCCCTATGCGGGCTGCATTGTCCAGATGTTCTTCTTCCACTTCCTGGGCAGCACCGAAGCCATGCTTTTAGCCATCATGGGCTACGATCGCTACCTGGCCATCTGCCACCCGCTCCGCTACCCTGTCTTGATGAGCCACCAACTGCGATGGATCTTAGCTGCTTGCGTGTGGGCCGCTGGCTTCTTCCACTCTCTTCTCCATGCCATCATGATGTCCCGCCTCTCCTTCTGCCAAGACAACCGGGTGGAGCACTTCTTCTGCGATATATCTCCGCTCCTGGCCCTCTCCTGCTCAGATACTGGGGTCAATCAGGCCTTGTTAGTCGGGGTGACTGGCTCCATTATCATGGGCTGCTTTGCCTTAACTTTAACGTCCTATGGTCTCATCCTGCAGGCTGTGGTGGCTATGCGCTCGTCGGAAGGCCTCCGACGTACCTTTTCCACTTGCGGGGCCCACCTCACCGTGGTGGCCCTCCATTACGGCTGCGCTGGGGCCATGTACCTGCGACCCCACTCAGAAAACTCACTAGAAACAGACAGAGCTGTGACAGTGCTTTACACGGCAGTCACACCCGTTCTGAACCCACTGATTTATACGCTGCGGAACAAGGAAGTCAAGGCCGCCCTGCGAAGGGCTGTCAGCAGGAATGCCCGCTGTCAGAGAGggtaa